A genome region from Arthrobacter sp. SLBN-100 includes the following:
- a CDS encoding YchJ family protein produces the protein MAEDPGSRNCMCLSGEQYRKCCGRFHSGTAEAATAEQLMRSRYSAFVLLDESYLRRTWHPAETPKQLDLDPEMEWRRLDIVSTDRGGPLDVQGTVEFKAYYRHGGDRGVLHEVSRFVRENGRWFYLDGKILA, from the coding sequence ATGGCGGAGGACCCTGGAAGCAGGAACTGCATGTGCCTGTCCGGTGAGCAGTACCGGAAATGCTGTGGCAGGTTCCACTCCGGAACCGCAGAAGCAGCCACGGCGGAGCAGCTGATGCGGTCCCGCTACAGTGCATTCGTGCTCCTTGATGAAAGTTATCTGCGGCGGACCTGGCACCCGGCGGAAACCCCGAAACAACTGGACCTGGACCCGGAGATGGAGTGGCGGCGCCTGGATATTGTGTCCACGGACCGCGGAGGTCCGCTGGATGTCCAGGGAACGGTGGAGTTCAAGGCCTACTACCGGCACGGCGGTGACCGCGGGGTCCTGCACGAGGTGAGCCGCTTTGTGCGGGAAAACGGCCGCTGGTTCTACCTGGACGGAAAGATCCTGGCCTGA